The genomic region CGTCAGCTGGAGCGGCTGTTCCAGAAATACCTGCATTGCTCGCCGTCGCGTTACTACCTGAAACTGCGCCTGATCCGCGCCCGGCAATTGCTCAAGCAAACGCCGATGTCGATCATCGAAGTGGCGTCGGTGTGCGGGTTCGTGTCCACGCCGCACTTCTCCAAGTGCTACCGCGAATACTTCGGCATTCCGCCGCGTGACGAACGCGTAGGCTCCAACACCACGCAACAAGTGGCGATGATGCCGCTGCCGCAAGCACTGGTGCTGTCGCCGTTGTCCGGGCCGCTGTCGGCGTTGAGCCAGGCGCGTAATGAGTCGACTTTCGCTAGCGTAAGGCTCTAAACCGCGCGGGCTATTGTGGCGAGGGGGCTTGCCCCCGTTGGGTCGCGCAGCGGCCCCAAGATTTTACGACTGCTGCGCAGCCGAACGGGGCGATGCGGCGTTCCGACAAGCCCCCTCGCCACAGGTCAGGCGCTACGGCTTTGCTGATACTCCGCCAACGCGGGCAGCAATTGCTTGTCGATCGCCTGGCGCACGGCCGGCAGGATGGTCGCGCTGCTGGTGTACATCTGCTTGACCATCGTACGCAGCGTCATCGCCCGTTCATCGTTCAAGCCTCGCACTGCGCACTCGCAAGCCTGCTCGGCCGTGGCGCCGTTCGGCACTTGAAAACCCAATGACTTCAGCTGGCCCAACAGGTCTTCCTGGTCTATCAAATCGGCGTGCATCATGACGCAATCCTTCTTCAGGGAACGGTGTCGTGGCTCGATTCTGGTAGGGGCTGGGGATGGCGGCAAGGACGATTTGTCGCAATGGCCGCAATACCTATGAACAGGTCGTTTTCGGCTAACTTGCAAGAGAGGAGAGTGGGCACACTGGATTCAGCTGGCTACACGAAGGTTTGGTCACCCTCGCGCAACAGCTCCTCAACAGTACCCTCCTCAGCTCCGATCCTGTCACGGCTTGATCGGGGTTTTTTTTGCCTGTGAATCCAGAAATTTTGTGTTGCCTGTGCGGACGCCATCGCGGGCAAGCCACGCTCCCACAGGATCGGGGTTACCGTAGATTTGGCGAGCGCCACCAAACCTGTGGGAGCGGGCTTGCCCGCGATGAACGATGACGCGGTTTAACGTTGTAAAACGAGAATGCGCGACAGCAATTCATCCCGGTCGACGTAGCAACCCTGGAAATGCCGGGCACCGGTGGCGGGGTCGAAAGCGTTTCGGGCGTGGAGGGTGCGGCGGTTGTCGAAGCACCACAACTCACCGGGGTTGAGCCGCGTCATCACCCGGAAACGCGCCTCGCGGGTCATCGCAATGAAGCGCCGGTAAGCGCGATACAGCCTGGGCATTTGCTCCACCGATGTATCGAATGGCCCACGCAGAAAGTTCGCCATGCGGATTTCCGACACTTGCCCGAACGCATCCAGCGCGATGATCGGTGCCAGGCAGCGGTAGTCGCTGTGGCGGTCCTTGTTGCGAAACTCCACGGGGATTTCACACAAGGCTTGAAACGCCTCGGGATCTTCCTGGCTCAAGGCTTCGGCGATGGCAAAACCGTCGACGAAAATACTCTCGCCGCCGTCGGCGTCATTCACCAGGCAATGCAGAAATTGCAGCCCCGGTTGCAACTCCCGGGTCGGCAAATCGCTGTGCAGTGGCAGGTTGAAGGCGGTGTAGGCATTGCTGTCGGCATCGGTCTTGGATTGCACGTTGAACAGCACGCCGAAATTGCTCTCGCGGATGAACGAAATCCGCTGGGCGATCAGCTTCAATGAACCCCGCTCGGTGGGTACGCCGCGCACTTGAGTCAGGCCGGTATCGCGCACGGCCAGCAGCCATTGCAGCAAGGCGTCGTTGTTCTCCATCAGGGCCTGGTATTCGAATACTGGTAGTTGCAAATCGCTGTGCCAAAGCCTGGCTTTCGGTTTGCCGGCCTGGCGTTCAGCGCGGGACTCATCGTCATAGGCGTGAGCCCGTAACCAGCCCGGATCGAAGCGGCTGAGGTGGCCGTCCTGCCAATCGACGCACAGGCAACCTTGGGCATCGACCGTGGCGTTTTCAGGCCTCAGGTGCTCTGCGACATCGACGATTTCCAGCACTTGCTCACGGGTCACCGTGTAGACGCACAGTGGGCACGGGCAGTTGTCCCGCAGCCATTGATGATGAAAAGGGCTGACCCGACCGTCCGCCCACTTCACTTGAAGGCGGTCCGCCAGGGTGTGCACGGCGGTCAACGCGCTGATCAACGGATAGGTGCGGAAATCGGCAAAAGCGGCGGCGGTGTTCATGGTGGGCTCCTTGTTATTTTTCGGGGGGCAATGCAATCACTCGGCCGATCCAGGCGGGTGCGGGCAAGTCGGTTTGTTCGGCGACAATGACCTGCAGCTTGCTCAAGGTTTCTTCGCTGAACGGCGCGGATCGCCGCCCGGCGAGGTCGACGTGCAACAGCATTTGTTCATTACCCGCCAGCTCCTTGTCACCGCCCACCAGATGCAGGCTGTGATAGAGGTGCAGGCGCTTGCGGTCGTGGCCGATGATCTGCGTGTGGACTTCGACCTCGGCATCGAGCTTCACTTCGTGCAGGTAGTTGAGGTGCAGTTCGAGGGTGAACAGCGAGTGGCCGCTGGCTTCGCGGTTGTTGCTGTCGAGCCCTAACCGATCCATCAGCGCGTCGGTGGCGTAGCTGAAAATCAGCAGGTAGAAGGCATCGCGCAGATGGCCGTTGTAGTCGACCCAGTCGGGGATGATTTTGGTTTGGTAGGTGGTGAGGGTGGGCATGATGAGTGATCCAGGAATGTATGGTGACTGTGCTGCCGCTATCGCGGGCAAGCCCGCGATGAGGCCAGACCTGCTGGCCCCTGACTTGGGTTACTCGCTAAACGCCATCCCATGCTTCTCTTTGGTGGTCTTCACCGCCTCCAACACCGCCAGCAAGCAATCGTCACGGTAGCGCTCCAGCGCCGAGATGCTGTGTTTGCCCAACTGATCGCGGGTGCCATCCACCACATCGTCAATCAATTTGTCGGTCAGCTCCGGTGCCGGCAGGTACGTCCAGGGCAACTGCAACGCCGGCCCGAACTGCGCCATGAAGTGCCGCATCCCGGCATCGCCGCCCGCCAGGGTGTAAGTCAGGAAGGTGCCCATGAACGACCAGCGCAAACCCGCGCCAAAGCGAATCGCATCGTCGATTTCACCCGTGGTCGCCACGCCGTCGTTGACCAGGTGCAGCGCCTCACGCCACAACGCTTCGAGCAAACGATCGGCGATAAATCCCGGCACTTCCTTGCGCACATGCAGCGGTCGCATGCCTAAGGATTCATAGACTTTCATCGCCGCTTGCACGGCTTCGGGGGCGGTGTTCCTGCCACCGACCACTTCCACCAGCGGCAGCAGATAAACCGGGTTGAACGGGTGCCCGACCACGCAACGTTCCGGGTGGGTCGAGCTCTCATAGAACTCACTCGGCAACAGTCCCGAGGTGCTGGAACCGATCAACGCATTGGGCTTGGCTGCCGCGCTGATTTTGCTGTGCAGTTCCAGTTTCAGCTCCAGTCGTTCTGGAGCACTTTCCTGAATGAAATCCGCGTCGCGAACGCATTCTTCGATGGTGGCGACAAAGCGCAGCCGATCCTGAGACGCGCCGGGGGCCAGGCCTTGTTTCTCCAGCGCGCCCCAGGCATTGGCGACGCGTTTGCGCAGGGCCGCTTCGGCCCCGGGCGCCGGGTCCCAGGCCACCACGTCAAGGCCGTGGGCGAGGGCGCGGGACACCCAGCCGCTGCCGATGACACCGCTGCCCAGTGCTGCGAAAGTTTTGATATCAGTGATAAAGCTCATGAATGCTGTCCTGAAGATTGGTCGAGAAACCTG from Pseudomonas sp. GGS8 harbors:
- a CDS encoding gamma-butyrobetaine dioxygenase, which produces MNTAAAFADFRTYPLISALTAVHTLADRLQVKWADGRVSPFHHQWLRDNCPCPLCVYTVTREQVLEIVDVAEHLRPENATVDAQGCLCVDWQDGHLSRFDPGWLRAHAYDDESRAERQAGKPKARLWHSDLQLPVFEYQALMENNDALLQWLLAVRDTGLTQVRGVPTERGSLKLIAQRISFIRESNFGVLFNVQSKTDADSNAYTAFNLPLHSDLPTRELQPGLQFLHCLVNDADGGESIFVDGFAIAEALSQEDPEAFQALCEIPVEFRNKDRHSDYRCLAPIIALDAFGQVSEIRMANFLRGPFDTSVEQMPRLYRAYRRFIAMTREARFRVMTRLNPGELWCFDNRRTLHARNAFDPATGARHFQGCYVDRDELLSRILVLQR
- a CDS encoding thioesterase family protein; the encoded protein is MPTLTTYQTKIIPDWVDYNGHLRDAFYLLIFSYATDALMDRLGLDSNNREASGHSLFTLELHLNYLHEVKLDAEVEVHTQIIGHDRKRLHLYHSLHLVGGDKELAGNEQMLLHVDLAGRRSAPFSEETLSKLQVIVAEQTDLPAPAWIGRVIALPPEK
- a CDS encoding L-carnitine dehydrogenase; this encodes MSFITDIKTFAALGSGVIGSGWVSRALAHGLDVVAWDPAPGAEAALRKRVANAWGALEKQGLAPGASQDRLRFVATIEECVRDADFIQESAPERLELKLELHSKISAAAKPNALIGSSTSGLLPSEFYESSTHPERCVVGHPFNPVYLLPLVEVVGGRNTAPEAVQAAMKVYESLGMRPLHVRKEVPGFIADRLLEALWREALHLVNDGVATTGEIDDAIRFGAGLRWSFMGTFLTYTLAGGDAGMRHFMAQFGPALQLPWTYLPAPELTDKLIDDVVDGTRDQLGKHSISALERYRDDCLLAVLEAVKTTKEKHGMAFSE